CCTTTGTCTATGTTGTATATCATTGCTTTTAATATTTTGATGTCTTTTTGCGTATTCCATTTTTTCTTTTTTCAGGTAATAAAATCTCATTTCAGGCTCAATCCTCTGTTTGTCTTCAATCACTATCCCTTCCTGACTTAAAAGTTGTTTAATTTTATCATAGTCAGAACACCACTTTTTTGCTATAGATATATCCTTATGTTTTTCATATTCACTTAAACTCCCTTCATCTTCAACATACCTTACAAACATAATTTTTATTCCGTCATTTTCATATTTTATCCTCAAAATATAATCCTCTCCAAAAGGTGTTCTAATTTCTACTATTTCACCCTTTGATAATCTTTCCATTAATCCTTCTTCTACAACAGAATAACCTAACTCTCTTATTTTTCTAATAAACTTATCCACTGAAACCTTTCTGATTTCCTGTTCCATAATTTGCCTTTTCCTGTCAAGTAACATTTTTATAAAGTCATCAACTGCTTCTTTATGCAATATGTCCATTTGCATTAAATCATTAAATTCACTTTTCATTCCTACCTCTTCTGCAAATGTTTCGTACATTTTTAAATCATTTTTTAAAACTTCAGTTTGAATATATATTGTCCTCGCCTTTATGTAACTGAACTTGAGGTCTTCAAAAATAAGTTCTACTCTCAGTATATCATCTGTTTCTTTTGCCTCTTGTATTAACTGTTTCTTTTCTTCAGCCAACTTGAGATTTATATTTTTTAGCTTACCAAATATAGCTTCAATCTTTTCTAACATCTCTTCCTTTTTTGTAACCTTGAGGTTCTCTTCTTTAAAAATTTGTTCTACTTCAATTTGCTTTTTTACTTCAAAAGTTTTTTGCTCAAGCAATTTTTGTTTTATCTTTCTTATAATACCATGATACTCACTTGGTACTTCTTTTAAATACTTCTTTAGTATTTCAATATCTGAAGGATTATCAAATGTACACTTTTCTATAGTGTTTAGAATTTCGGCATATTGTTGCATCTTTTTGTAATATTTTATATTGCATAAATCTTTTGGGAAATTGTTCAGATACTGCTTTATAACCTTTACATTTGCATTGGGATTTTTAAATTCTTTCTCTAAATTTTCAAACAATTCTATAATTTTTTGTATCTTTTTTTTGGTCTCCAGAGCACCATCCGGTAATACATCTATAAAAGCTTTTAGTGTTTGAATATCTAAATTATCTGTCAGCTCTGTTTTAACTAAAATAATATACTCCTTCGTTTTTCGAACAATATCCTGCAGTTTTGCAATTTGCGCGTCAACCCACTGAGTATGGTTTTCACTTAATAAAATTTCCATTGTGTATTTTTCCAAAAAATCTTTCTTGCATTTCTCAAGATTTTCTATTAAATCCTCACCTAAAAAGTATGAATCAATATTTTTTAGCATGTCTTTTACATGGCCAATAGAATTATCTATTTGGTTTTTAAAAAACTCTTTATTTTCTCTGAGAGTTTCAGTCAAATTCTTATTGCCGACAAAGGTCCAACAATAAGTAAAGCTACTCATGCTATCATCCTCTTAATTTTTAAATTTATGTTTAATTATCATAACGTCTTAAAATTTTGGATAATACTGAAATAACAGATAAGACAAAATAAAAATACACTGAGTTAATTAAAATCTTGTTTGCTGTGCCATTAATGAAATATTCATAGGATGAAATGTAAGAAAAATAGAACATAATAACACAAACATACAAAATTGATAATCCTGCAATTTTAATCTTGGTAAAATGAAAATATTTTTTATATAAATAATATGATAATAATGATATAACAATCAATACAAACATATAATAATTTCTACTGTTATCAAAATATTTTTTAGCTATGACACCGTAAAAATACTTTTCTGTGGTAAAATATAATATCAACCTTGTTGCTATCAAACCCATAAGGTAAAATACAGCCACTTTATATATACCTTTTAATGTTTTTTTAATATCTCTTAAAAGCTTTTTTCTACGAACTGCTTGATGTAATTTGTAACCTTTTATTATCCAATCGACTGCTTCAGACACTGAAAATTCTGCCTTACACCATTCAACTATTTCATCTGCTATTCTTTCTAAAATCTTACTATCTTTTGCCCCTTTAAAAACCATTTCTTCAACTTCATCAATGCTGAATCCCAAATTTATAAATTTTAATGCTAATATTGGCTTTACTTTTATCGTTTTCCACCTGACAGCCTCAATCACACTAACATTATTTTTTTTCCATTCTTCGGCTTCCTCAGCACTAAATCCTTTTTCAGCCCAGTTCTTTGCTTCATTAATATCAAATCCGTATTTCTTCCATTTTTGAGCATCTATCTCTGAAAGACCATTCATAATATAATGAAAAATACCCTTTTCAACAAAATCAAATATTTTATTCTTATCTATTCCTTTTTCTAACAATTCAAGAATATCAAAAGCAGTAATGCACTTTCTTTGCCACTCGTAAGCATTTTTAGGACTGAGTCCAAGGTTGTCAAATATAGCAGATTCTTTTGGGCTAAAACCATAATTATACCATTCCAATGCAATATTGCCCTTTCTAAAACCAGCTAAGACCCATTCTTTCATGTCTTTTGCAGAAAATCCAGCTTCCCAAAAAGTTTTTGCTTCTTGCGGACTGAGATTTATTTCAATGCCTACTTTTACCCACTCAGAGTCAGAAGAAAATCCAAGTCTGTTCCATTCTTTAATATCGTATTTTTTAGTTCTTTCATCATATTCTTCATAGAATACAGGTATGTTTTTCACATTATTTAACCACTGCTTGACCTGTTCATATCCCCATCTTTTTCTGTTATTCCTCGTAAGAAGTCCTTTCAATAAAATTTTGTATCTTTCAGGAATATCTTCTGGAATTTGTACTCCCTGGGTGGCAAGAGTATTTATAATAACAGCTTCTGATAAATTAGAGAAGGGATTCTTACCTTTTAACACTTCGTATATTACTATTCCTAAATGCCACCAATCAATTTCTTTGCCAAAATAACCCGAAATTTCTTCTGGAGCCATATAAGAATATGTTCCCTTCAATGTAGTGATAACCTTAGACATCTCTTCAGACATAGCAGAAGATATCCCAAAATCAATCAGCACAAGGTCCAATGATTTTAAATCTCTTATAAGAATATTAGAGGGTTTTAAATCTCTGTGAACAATTCCCTTTTTATGCAGTGCTTCAATAGCTTCTGCAATTTCTTTTACTACAATATCAACTCTGTCTTTTACCTTTTCTAAGTTATCTTTTAAACTACCATATTGAATATACTCCATTATCTCAAAATACCTGCCGGTCTGCTCATCTTTACCCACTTCAAAAATTGTTACAACATGTTCTTTTAGTTCAAAAGAAATCTTTTTTAATCTTTCTAATACTTCAATTTTGGGAGTAATACCCTTTCTGTATAGCTTTAAAAACATCTTCTTACCATTATTTTCTATAATGTAAGCATCGCATTCTCCACCTTTGGCTGGTAATTCCTCTACTATATTGTAATTTCTAAATGTTGTCATAGTTGATTTTTCTCTTTCATTTAGAATATCTGCCTCTCTTACAGTAGCATCTTGTATATTTTCTTTATCCCACCAGCTCTCTATTACTGTTTTTTCATCCATAATTAATCCCTTCCTTGTGTTTTGTGCTTGACTACTTACATTTGGCAAACTATAGCTTTAAATAACACCTTTTCCTGTCAACAAAATTTTGTCTTCATTTTATATTAAATTATACCAATTTTATTTTTAAAATACAATTGACCATGCTGATTTATCAGTTCCAATTATCTTTTAGCTGAAGAAACAACGCGAGTTTATTTTATGATTATGCATATGGTATGTTTATTCTATAAATATATATTAACTTTGACTATAAGTCATATCTGTCATCCTCAGATGCAAAATTTTTGTTGACTGATTTATATAAGATTTAATGTATGCGGGACATGGGTTTTAATGAATTGCTGGCAGCAGCTGGATAGACGGAAACCTTTGATTAGGCTTTAAAACTTAATATTGCTGGCTTTGAGTTTGTTTTTAAGGTATGTTCTAAAATAAAAACATTGACAGTGGTGCATAATGTTGATATAATAAAATTAAACCTTTCAATCAATTTGTAGCCTGCCCTTTGGGGATTGAAATAAATATTGATGGCAAAGAAAGGAAAAAAATTGTTGTGGTTGTAGCCTGCCCTTTGGGGATTGAAATTAGCTGATGTAGTCAAACGGTTTTTTAGAGGATTTGTTTGTACCCTACCCTTTGGGAATTGAGGGAGAAGGGAGTTCGTATTATACCCTGTGGAGATTCGAAAGCAGTTTGGGCGGTGGTGGAAAATTTGCAAGGCAGGGTCTGTTGCCTTTCTACTGAGGACTGAGGTGGAGTGAAGATTTGTAGAGCCCTGCCAAAACAGTTTTATAACAAAACCCTGAACAACAATTTTAAAAACTTTTAACCCTTCGGCAAGCCTATTGAGCATTATTGATTCGCCAAGAAGAGAACTTAGCGACATCGTTTCTCACATCGTTGAACTTTTCTAATACCTATAATTTACTTTCAATGAAAAGTTTACGAAAGTCAATTTTCTGTGAAGAAAATTGTTTTGCTGCCTTTACAAACTAAATAGCAGAGTTTTGCATAATCTACCTTACACAGAACATCTGACAAAACATGTCAAGAAGCTCTGTTGAGGCAAATACTTCGTATCTACCAAAATACTCAATTCTTGAAGGAACCACATACTGTTTTTTCAAGCCATCTTTTATGACAAAGAAAAACCTCTGGTCTTCTGGATATGTTCCAAACCTTTGGTAGTATATGCTCAGAAGCTGTCTTCTTAGCATTTCTGAAAAAATCTCTGGCTGCCTGTCATATTCTAAGCAAACACCATCTTTTTGAACAAACACACCGCTGAGCAAAATTCCACTTGTCTTTGGCTGCTGGGTCCTGCATGAAATTCTCTTCAAGTAAATGCCATCAAATAAGTAATTTAAATTTTCATAAACCTTTAATACGTTCTGTGTAACAAGCTCTAAAAAAGGTGTTGCAAGGTATATTCTAAAGTCTTCGAACACCCATATGCCATCTTCAACCTCTTTTTTGTTTTTTGTTCTTATAGGTGAGATGGTAAATAGCTCAGTAGAAAAAAGACTTTTCAAAGCTTCATATACCTTAGAGTAATAAGAGGATGGCAAAAATATACCATCCTCCCTTGCCCAAAAATGAAATGTAAAGTATTTTGCCACTTTTTCATCACAGCCCATCATCTAATGGTTACTTTTATCCAGCCGGGTACTGTCCAAACCTGTCCATCCTTAAACAAAAGACGTCGTGACTTTGGAAAAATATCAGGATAGATTTTTGACTGAGTATCTACCCTTGAAAGTTTTTCAAAATGGCTCTTATTGAAAAATATTCCCACAGTTTTTGAAAGATATCCTGTTGAAAATCCTATCTGGAGCAAAAATTTATTTTTGTCAAGAGAATTTAAAATATTCAAAAGTCTTTGATACTCAGAAACAATCTGCTTTTGATTGTATTTAGAGTAAAAGGTCATTTCTTTCTGGATATAATCCTTTGCAACAGAATTTAAAATTTGGGCAACAAATTCATATGGTGAAGATGATAATCCGCTTGCCAAAAGCTTCTCCTTTAACCCTTTAACTGCAGCATTTCCTTCGATTAAATCTTTTTCAACCTTGATACTTCCATAAAGCTTTACACCAGGTTTCAATCCTTCAGCAACAATGGCAGTTGCCTGCTTTGGATCATCAATATTGCCATTTCTCGAAAACCATTTTGGCTGATTTGAACATATGTTCAAAACTTTTATTTCAAAAATCCCTGCGCTCTCTTGACCTACAAAGCTGCTGTCGCTTACCCTTAGGTATTTGAACGGCGATTCATAAGGAGTTCCAAAAATCTTCTCATCTGCATCACGGCTTACAAACTTGGGGTCAACTCTGTTTCGATTCAGAACTTTCTGATAAGCATTTGAGAGCGCACTCTCATAAAACTGCAAAAGGTTTTTCGAAAGAGCTTTTGTCATAGAAGACCTCATTGCCCCTTTTAAGGATGAACCCGGAATGTAAAACCTGCCTGCACTTTTTACAAATGCAACTACTTCTCTGTAAGGGCTTGTAACACCTTCAAGTCTAAGAGTGTACTTTACCGCCTTTTTAAAATCTATGCTATATTTTTTCAGAATATCTTTTATATTAAAATCCCTTGCACCTGACGAAAGCTCTCGAGAAAGCTCTTCAATGAAGCTATCTTTAAAAAGGTTTTGCTCAAAGAGCTTATCAAAGTTCAAAAAGTACAAGTACTCTCCTTCTCTTACAAACTCAAAACTCTGAATTTTATCCTGTCCGCCTATGATTGTGGGAGTCAGAACTTCAATCTCGTATGTTTTGCTTTCAAAACTATCTGCTGCCAAACAGCATCACCCCTTCCGGCAGAGGAAGCAAAAAGGCAAGTCCAAAACAGTATACCCTATGCTCTGTAAACTTATCAGGTGTGACATCTACCACTCTGCCATATATTTTACTGGAAAACACCGCACCCTCGCCAAACACACTGACAGTTTTTTTCTTTATCCCAAGCCCTGCTTTGGAGTAGACATATCCGCTTCGCGTCAAAATCTCATAAAACACAACGCTTTTTATCTCATCTTCATCTTTCGGATTAACTAAGGACAAACTCATGTAATATCTTGATTTATCGTTTTTAAACTGCGGTACATCATCTTTAAAATCAACTTCAAAACTTCCAAGCCCGCAGGTTCTATCGCCACCAAGCCCTTCATCGCCCAAAAGCCTTATTGCTGCTTTGATTTTATTTTCCAGCTTTTCGATGTTAATCTTAAGATAGAACCACAAACCTGATTCTTTTTCAAACTCAAAATGAGAAAAGTAATATATGTTAGAAGATGATGTTTGCCTGTCGATAGAAACTCTTGCCCTTTCTTTTATTCTGCCAAGAGAGACCCTTTCTTTATCCTTTTCAAATTCATTTTGAGGTATTAGAAAGCTTCCTGCCGGCTTGTATTTGAATGGAAAGCCTTCAAACAAATCCCTTTCTTTTACAAACTTTATTTTCTTGAGCTCCTTCTGATGTTCGGCATTTATTACTCCTTTATTCTTATACTCCTCCATGTCCATGCCAAGAGGAATGGGCACAAAATACTGAAAGTTAACATACGGCATTGTAGAGGAAACTTCAAACGGTGGTGTGCCGTTTACGAATTCACTAATCAACTTTTCAGTTTCATCTTTGCCGTAAAGTAGCGAATATGCATTTATTATGCCAGACATAAGCGTATCGGAATGCGCAAACGTTCTGGTGATGTTGTATATTTTTTCTTTTTCGCCAATGTGCACAGGTGCTTTAAATCTCATCACAACTCTGCAAATTTTGTTTTTGACCATTTCAATCACCTTTTAAAAAACAGATTTGTTAAGAAAGCTTTAGCTCATCAAGGCTTTTTGCCGTCGCTATTGGCTGAAGTTCACTTGAGTCTTTTTCATAATCGCTTGAATCTTTGTAGAATATCTCTATATCAACAAACCTCACTTTGCCATTTCCTCTTGAACCCTGCCCGCCAAGGTAATCATCTTCTAATAGCTTCATTGCTTTGATAAACTTTTCAAGGTAGTATTTCTGGTCATCTTTGCTGTCAACTTCAAATCTGTTTATGACAAACTCTGCTGAAAACTGTGCGCCTGCAGGAACTCTTTCACTCTGTCTTGGATTTGCCTTTGATGTTATTCTATCTATATTATTCTCAAATTTCACTTCTGTCCACTCAAGGTCAAGGTTCTCCTTCATCTCTTCTGTGATAGAAGTTTCTATCAGCTTTGCATCGCGAACAATGAGCCTTGTGGGAATAACTGCATCTGTAAGATCTATTTTCCCACCACTTTTTAAATCATGAGAACCATGGTTTCTGCCAAAAAGTCCGCATACAGGACAATTCAAATCATCGCACATGTGAAGGCATATCTCCGGTCTGCCTTCCCTTTTGACCGACACAACAAGCAAATTATCTCTTACCTTCCCTTCAGCAAACTCCATTAAAGCCCTCATCTTGCCTTTGAGAGATGAACCGGGAATGTAAGGCCTGCCTTTTGCATCTTTTACAACTGCATTGTCAATTCCACCTATCTCAAGGCTGTTGTTGCCCTCACCAATGTGAAGACCTGTTTGAGCTTCTATCTTGCACTTTATGATGTATTTTCCTTTCAAGATTACATCCATGGCAATAGTCTCCCCCTTTTGTGATTATTATTCTCTTCCACCAAAATACTTGTGATATGCAACAGCGCCTTCAAAAAAGTCTTTAAACCTGCTCAAAGCATCAGGGCTTTGCAAAGCCACAGGAATTGCTTTGTTAACTATCTCCTGGAAATCTTTTATTTTTGGAAACCTTCCTGCTGTGTATGCAAGCTTTGCTTTCAAAAGATTCAATTTGTATTTGTAATTTTCATCATCAGGAGAAAGTCTTTTTACCTCTGTGAACACTTTTCTAAGCTGAGTAACAGTAACACCACAATCTTTCAAAAGCTGACCTGTCTTTTCTGAAACTTCAGCCAAAACAGTACCATCTTTGTCCTTTGAAGGGTCAATCGCAGTCTGGATCTTGCTCAAAATATCATTTTTCAAGCTAACAATCGGATTTACATTCTGTTGCGCTGGCATAACAAATTCACCTCTCCGCAATTTATTTTTACCTTCTCAGCTCAAGCTCAGCCCAGCGTGCTGCCAAGTAAGAGTGTTTGTACAAAGAATTTGATTTTTTATCAATAATTTTTGGCAAAATATCTTCAAGCTCTTTTGAATACTTCTTATACCTCTCTTTCAGCCTTGCCATGAAATACACAAACCGCCACGACTTAAAAAGTTCTTCTTGAGTCTGAGTCATCTTTTTAAGATTGCAAACGGCATAGATGCCGTTTATAAGCGCTTTTGAAACGTTTTTGCTACCAATTAAATCTGCAATCACCTCTTTTAGCTTTTCCACATCCTCATAATCTTCCCAGCCAACAAAATTGCCGCCAAACGCAAAACAGTCTTTTTTTCGCCCATCTTCTCTTTGGTATTCTTTGGCTTTGTCTAAATGATCTCCACACACAATAGCAACCCTGTAAATTGGATACTTTTTATCTGGTGCTATTTCAAAGCCCATTGAAAGTGTAATGTCTGGATTGTGGCATGAAAAGCTTCTAAACTCTGTATAAATTTTGTGTGCTGTATGAGGTAGCACATCCCACTGACCAAGTATGCAAAAGTCATCCCCACCTGCATAAATAACAACAATATTGCCATTCTGCTGGCTTACAAGCTTGTTAAAATAATATCCAAAAAACAGCGAAAACTCTTCAGAAAGAGTCATGACCCTCGAAATAGAATTATCATCTCCAAGCCCTTCTTTGAAAATCCTGCCCAGATTGTCAACATCGCCACGAACAATACCCCATGTTTTGATTCCTTTTGATGAGTTTGATATCTCATCTATTGTCTTAAGATTGATTTCATCTTTAAATGGTGCATGGGTTGAAATATCCAGCGCTTCATAAAAATCAATCTCAAATTTATCGTCTGATTTTTTTCTGTTTTCAAGATTATTATTTTTTTCTAACAATTTCTCCAATCGATTTCTGTCAATAACAATTGTATTTGTCACTGGGTTTATAACCTTTTCAGAGTAGTTTGAAAATTCAATCTTTCTTCCAAAGGCTTCAAAAATATCTTCTATGTTTTTAAAATCTGAATACTCGATTTGTTCTCCCCATGATTCTTTGATAAAATCACTTTTCATAAGTTTTTCACCAAATTCGACAAAACTCTCGCAAAACGGACAAAAATCAGGGTCATCTTCTCTGGGTCTCAGCGCTCTGTGGCAGTGAGGACATTTTTGTTCATAGTCCTCGTATGGTTCAAAGAATTTCAACTTTTGATTTTCAATAACGTTTCTAAATTTCGAAATCTTTTTCCTGTAGATTTTTGACGAAACTCTATCAAAACAATTCCCAAAATTGCCTGAAAAATCATAAAGATCAACTATATCTGTCTCAAGAAGTATACTGATTGAGCCTCTGTGTGCTTTAAACAAAAGCTTGTCAATTTCTTTCTGATAATCTTCCACTTTTTCTGCAAAATATGCAGGCATCAGAAGATAAAAATGTCCACCACCGTTAAATATTAGGTTGCAAATAGGCATATTTTCTTTTTTCAGAATGAACCTTGCAACTGTATCAAGCAAAAATGAGATGTAAAACGACTTTGCCTTAAGAGCTTTCAGCGCCCCATCCATCTTTGTGTCAAAAACAAAATCTTGAATTCCAGAAATATCACCCTTAACAAGACAAAAGTACGGAAACTCTCCTTTTTTAATTGAAGAACCTCTACCGGATAAGATTTTTGTATTGATTGACTCTAAAACTCTAACTCTTTCATTTTCCTGTGAAAACTCTTTTTTAAGCTGCCTGTCAAGACAAAATGCAATAGCAGCAGTTGATTTGCTGTGCGCCCACAGTGATATGTCCGGTTTGGAATAATAAAAAGCTGATGGAATATTGTATGTGTAAATTCTGATTAAGTTGTAAATTGCTGATGCATATTCTTCTAAATCAAAATGTATTTCATTCAAGGATTTTTCAAACTTATCTTTTAGTATTAAGGCTTTTTTAGAAAAGTCTTCCCAGAGATTTTGATAGTCATTTCTTGCGTTTGAATAAAAACTGTCAGTGGGATACTTAATTTCATACCTTTTTGTTAAATTTTTGTAATAAGTTTTTCGACTACTTTTTTCATTTTGGTCAAGACATATCTGAGAAAGAATTGAAATAAGATACTTTGATTTGTCAGCAGATGTATCATCTTCTTCGATGTCTTTTCTGTCAACACTTGCTGAAATCTTGTCCGCAACGCTTATTAGATATTGACCGTATGATGACGGTTTGTGATGATAAAGAATAAGATTTGTTACATCTTTCAAAATTTCTTTTTTAAATCTTTCTGGCAATATTTGCTGCACATAATATGCCCCCCAATCCTCATGCCGAGGAGCATGCTTTCCAGCTTCTTTAAAAAATACATCGTATTCTCTCGATATTGTTATTTTAGCCTCAGAATTTTCGGTTCTCATATAAAACTTGCCAATGTCATGTAAAATAGCGCCAAGAAAAATGTTGTAATCCAAAATTTTATCTTCTGTTTGATAAGCATTGTAAAAAATCATCTTTACTGCCCACCTTCTTCTTTTATTGTGTAGTTCGACAGATCTCCACAGGCGTAAATTCGGGTGGTTCCCACCCTACTTGTCGCTTATATATACAATCCCATAGTTTCTCAAGTTTTTCGCTGCATTTTCATCTCTATCATGGATTGTTCTACATTCAGCACATTTCCATACCCTATCCTTCAATTTTAACTCATTGTTGATATATCCACATCTACTACACATTTTCGAGGATGGAAATGTCCTATCTACCTATATAACTCTCCTGCCATACCAATCTGCCTTGTATCTAAGATATTATAAAAACTTTGACCATGAACTATCAAGAATGTGTTTCGATAATCTTGTTTTTGATAGTCCCTTTACGTTCAGACTTTCGACCATCATGACTTGGTTCTCGTCTATGATGGCCTTAGAAAGCTTGTGCAAAGGTTGCTGGTTGTTTGTTGTGTATGACTGCTTATATTTCTTTTTCTTAAACTTCGGCATTCTAAAATGTTTCGGGTTTTTGAAATGGTCTCTGAACGCCTTTTCCTGCTCAAGTTAAACATTTGCAAGAGCAAGACTGTCTACTTCTCTCACGAAAGGGTATTCTTTTTTATATCTTGCTGGGGTTATTCTTGGAGCCTTTCCACCCTGTCTCAGTGCTTCTAACTTTTCTTCTAACATCTTGTTCCACACAAATCTACAACAGCCAAAAGTCTTTTCAAAAACTTCTTCCTGTGCTTTATCAGGGTATATCCGATACCTATATGCTTTTAGCATTTTCTTTTCTCACCTTGACTCTCGATATATCTTCTAATTAACTCAACTGGAGCACCACCACTTGTCAGCAAACAATAACTTCTTGACCAAAAATATTCCTGCCATAGTTTTTGCTTAATTTCAGGAAATTCTTTTTTTATGAGTCTTGAAGAGGCACTTTTATAAGCATTTATAAACTTAGAAAGTGGTGTTGTAGGAGTTGCCTTGAACAAAACATGAATGTGGTCTTTATCATGATTCCACTCAACTATGGTTATGTTGTAATTGGGTTGAATGTACTCAAAAATTTCTTTTAATCTTTTTGAAATTTTCTCATCTATCACATCTCTTCTGTATTTTGTCACTAAAATCAAATGGTAGTAGAGAAGAAATACTGAATGTTTATTTGAGTCAAATTTCATAATCATCACCAGTTTTATTATATACCGAAACTGAATATTTATCAACTGCAATTCATCTCCGTTTTATAGAAGATGAAGACTTCTTGCGAAAAGTCCGTTAAAATACACTTTATTCCATTATAAAACAAAATCTCTTTAAAGGAAAGATTTACTTATAAAAAATTTACTTTAGCTCAAACAAGTTGTTTTCAATAATTATCTTTGCAAAATCAAGAGCTTTTTCCTTGAAATCATTGTAGCTGTATATTTCATCTACTAAACCAAAATTAATATGCCCGTTTTTAACATGAGCCCCTATAAAGTTAAAACCAGTGAAGGATTTTTCAAAGTTGACAGAAAACAATATCTCACCCGTTGTTTTATCTCTGCCTATAAGTCTGAAAGGATAGTTTATAAGCGGAAGGTTACATTCATTGGCTTGCAAAAATACTCCTTCAATTTGGTCAGTGATTTCAATCTCCTCAACCACTGAGGCTTGCGATAGATATTTTGCTAAATGTGGGTCTAAAATCATGTTTTTACTCCTTTCTGTTGAAATTTGACATTACAAATCATCAAGGCTTCCCATTTTTTCTTTGCTATTAGTCCACACACTGAATTCTCTTTTATAAACTGTCTTTAAAATCTCAAAACTCATAGAATAACTTTGTAAACATCTCAATTTTTCCTTTGTAATTGATGAATCTTCCAGAATACTTACAATGATCTTGTAATTTGCTTTTATCATTCTGCAAGTCTCATAAAGTTGTTTAAGGTTTTCTTCTTCTATGTCATCATAGGTTGGGAATCCAAACAATTGGGTTATCTGTGGCATTCTTTCTGCCATTTTCTATGTGGTTATCATATAAAATTTTTCTTAGCACCCATGCAGGCTTGTCATTCCCCCAGAGATTTAACATATAGTCTGGAATAATCCCGCCATGGTTCATGTGTCAGACGCCAACAAGTACAGAACAGGTAACTGTTCCCATTTTATACTCCCCTTCTTCTCTTCTATTTTTTGAGCTGGCAATTTTTTAGTTTCTGTTGTAAGTTTAATCATCTCAAAGTTTATTTTATAACTTTTTTTGGCAGTTGAAAAGTTCAAAAAATATGCGAACTTTTAATAATGATAGCAATTATTTAGTCAGTGTGCAACCTGTATAGTCATTATATTATCGTTCAAAATAAAAAGATATGTGTCAAAAATTTAATAAAACAAAATAATACTTTTACATTCATTTTGTCCTTAGATTTACTTTTATGTTTGTTTATATTCTTCTATATGGCTCCATGTGTTTAGAAAAATAAGACTTAAATTAGCTTTTGTATTTACCAATTCCTGTCGACCTGCAATCCCCCCAAAAACCCCCGGGGGTCGACAGCAAAAGACAAATTTTGGCATGTATTGACTTGTGGGCTTTTGAGGTGTATAATAGAAACAACATACTGCAGCTTGAAAACTTA
The sequence above is drawn from the Caldicellulosiruptor bescii DSM 6725 genome and encodes:
- a CDS encoding serine/threonine-protein kinase, which encodes MDEKTVIESWWDKENIQDATVREADILNEREKSTMTTFRNYNIVEELPAKGGECDAYIIENNGKKMFLKLYRKGITPKIEVLERLKKISFELKEHVVTIFEVGKDEQTGRYFEIMEYIQYGSLKDNLEKVKDRVDIVVKEIAEAIEALHKKGIVHRDLKPSNILIRDLKSLDLVLIDFGISSAMSEEMSKVITTLKGTYSYMAPEEISGYFGKEIDWWHLGIVIYEVLKGKNPFSNLSEAVIINTLATQGVQIPEDIPERYKILLKGLLTRNNRKRWGYEQVKQWLNNVKNIPVFYEEYDERTKKYDIKEWNRLGFSSDSEWVKVGIEINLSPQEAKTFWEAGFSAKDMKEWVLAGFRKGNIALEWYNYGFSPKESAIFDNLGLSPKNAYEWQRKCITAFDILELLEKGIDKNKIFDFVEKGIFHYIMNGLSEIDAQKWKKYGFDINEAKNWAEKGFSAEEAEEWKKNNVSVIEAVRWKTIKVKPILALKFINLGFSIDEVEEMVFKGAKDSKILERIADEIVEWCKAEFSVSEAVDWIIKGYKLHQAVRRKKLLRDIKKTLKGIYKVAVFYLMGLIATRLILYFTTEKYFYGVIAKKYFDNSRNYYMFVLIVISLLSYYLYKKYFHFTKIKIAGLSILYVCVIMFYFSYISSYEYFINGTANKILINSVYFYFVLSVISVLSKILRRYDN
- the csm5 gene encoding type III-A CRISPR-associated RAMP protein Csm5; protein product: MAADSFESKTYEIEVLTPTIIGGQDKIQSFEFVREGEYLYFLNFDKLFEQNLFKDSFIEELSRELSSGARDFNIKDILKKYSIDFKKAVKYTLRLEGVTSPYREVVAFVKSAGRFYIPGSSLKGAMRSSMTKALSKNLLQFYESALSNAYQKVLNRNRVDPKFVSRDADEKIFGTPYESPFKYLRVSDSSFVGQESAGIFEIKVLNICSNQPKWFSRNGNIDDPKQATAIVAEGLKPGVKLYGSIKVEKDLIEGNAAVKGLKEKLLASGLSSSPYEFVAQILNSVAKDYIQKEMTFYSKYNQKQIVSEYQRLLNILNSLDKNKFLLQIGFSTGYLSKTVGIFFNKSHFEKLSRVDTQSKIYPDIFPKSRRLLFKDGQVWTVPGWIKVTIR
- the csm4 gene encoding type III-A CRISPR-associated RAMP protein Csm4; translation: MVKNKICRVVMRFKAPVHIGEKEKIYNITRTFAHSDTLMSGIINAYSLLYGKDETEKLISEFVNGTPPFEVSSTMPYVNFQYFVPIPLGMDMEEYKNKGVINAEHQKELKKIKFVKERDLFEGFPFKYKPAGSFLIPQNEFEKDKERVSLGRIKERARVSIDRQTSSSNIYYFSHFEFEKESGLWFYLKINIEKLENKIKAAIRLLGDEGLGGDRTCGLGSFEVDFKDDVPQFKNDKSRYYMSLSLVNPKDEDEIKSVVFYEILTRSGYVYSKAGLGIKKKTVSVFGEGAVFSSKIYGRVVDVTPDKFTEHRVYCFGLAFLLPLPEGVMLFGSR
- the csm3 gene encoding type III-A CRISPR-associated RAMP protein Csm3, with translation MDVILKGKYIIKCKIEAQTGLHIGEGNNSLEIGGIDNAVVKDAKGRPYIPGSSLKGKMRALMEFAEGKVRDNLLVVSVKREGRPEICLHMCDDLNCPVCGLFGRNHGSHDLKSGGKIDLTDAVIPTRLIVRDAKLIETSITEEMKENLDLEWTEVKFENNIDRITSKANPRQSERVPAGAQFSAEFVINRFEVDSKDDQKYYLEKFIKAMKLLEDDYLGGQGSRGNGKVRFVDIEIFYKDSSDYEKDSSELQPIATAKSLDELKLS
- the csm2 gene encoding type III-A CRISPR-associated protein Csm2 is translated as MPAQQNVNPIVSLKNDILSKIQTAIDPSKDKDGTVLAEVSEKTGQLLKDCGVTVTQLRKVFTEVKRLSPDDENYKYKLNLLKAKLAYTAGRFPKIKDFQEIVNKAIPVALQSPDALSRFKDFFEGAVAYHKYFGGRE